In Streptobacillus ratti, the DNA window ATCTAATAATTTTAACATGTCTTCATATTTTTTTTCTGAATTTAAATCCCAACTGTAAAATAATATATTCATAAAGTCACTCTCCTTACTTTTTTTTAATTATAACATAAAATAAATAAAAAAACAACTAATTTTAGTTAATATATTTTTAATATATAAAAATATTTGATTATTTCATCTATCTATTTTAAAAAATATATGATATATTTAACTAAAGGGAGAAAGGAAAAATATGGAAATTAGAAAAATTAAAAAGGAAGATAAAGACGTATATTTAAAATTAACAAAACAATTTTATTCAAGTGATGCAGTATTACATAGTGTAGATGAAAATAATTTTTTGAATACATTTAATGAATTAATTAGTAGTGATACATATACTGAATGTTTTATTCTTGAGGAAGATTTAAAAATAATTGGATATTGCTTAATTTCTAAGACATATTCTCAAGAAGTTGGAGGAATGGTCTTATTAATAGAAGAAATATTAATACTTGAAAATTATAGAAATAAAGGTATAGGAAAAAAAGTATTTAATTTTTTATTTGAAAAATATAAAGGGTATAAAAGATATAGATTAGAAGTTGATAATTGTAATATCATGGCACAGGAATTATATAGAAAAATTGGATTTTTTGAATTAAAATATATTCAAATGGTAATAGAATAATTTTTGATTTTTTGTGAAATATGAAAAAAAATTACAAAAAAATAAGAAATCTTGACATGAAATATTAAAAAAAGTATAATAAAAATATATTTATATAAAATA includes these proteins:
- a CDS encoding GNAT family N-acetyltransferase, encoding MEIRKIKKEDKDVYLKLTKQFYSSDAVLHSVDENNFLNTFNELISSDTYTECFILEEDLKIIGYCLISKTYSQEVGGMVLLIEEILILENYRNKGIGKKVFNFLFEKYKGYKRYRLEVDNCNIMAQELYRKIGFFELKYIQMVIE